In one window of Pseudobdellovibrionaceae bacterium DNA:
- a CDS encoding ROK family protein: MSTSHSQSESHVLAFDLGGTKVAAAIVARDGTIVQELKEPVKLDQGPKGLVEQMMHLSQSLPLKQYSIRVAGVASAGPLDPKQGLLLNPTNFLTEGQGWGVVPLVELLTRALSMPVVLENDAAAAALAENWLGQGQGVENLVVMTLGTGLGVAAIANGALVRSGRGLHPEAGHVTLKFDDTTALCNCGRFGCAEAYLSGPHFARRASSRWGSSPLSANYIAERAQAGDAHALAAFSEYAQQMAAAMANYCVLYGPEIIVLAGGFSRAVPLYLDQAKGHLQQQLARRREDVDLMPQLKISRFQEEAGVLGAARVAFAELT, encoded by the coding sequence ATGTCCACCTCACACTCTCAATCAGAATCCCACGTATTGGCCTTTGATCTGGGCGGCACCAAGGTGGCCGCAGCCATAGTGGCTCGCGACGGCACGATCGTTCAAGAGTTGAAAGAACCGGTCAAGTTAGACCAAGGGCCCAAAGGTCTAGTTGAGCAAATGATGCACTTGAGCCAAAGTCTTCCGCTCAAGCAATATTCAATAAGAGTGGCCGGTGTGGCATCAGCGGGACCTCTTGATCCAAAGCAGGGATTGTTGTTGAACCCCACAAACTTTCTCACAGAAGGCCAGGGTTGGGGTGTTGTTCCGCTCGTCGAGCTTCTCACTCGGGCGTTATCAATGCCAGTGGTGCTTGAAAATGATGCTGCAGCGGCAGCACTGGCAGAGAATTGGCTCGGGCAAGGTCAGGGCGTGGAAAATCTAGTGGTGATGACTCTTGGTACAGGCCTTGGTGTGGCGGCCATTGCCAATGGCGCACTTGTGCGAAGTGGTCGTGGGCTGCATCCAGAAGCCGGACATGTGACACTAAAATTCGACGATACCACAGCCCTTTGCAACTGTGGTCGCTTCGGATGTGCAGAGGCCTATTTGTCGGGGCCTCATTTCGCCAGACGCGCTTCATCGAGGTGGGGCTCATCACCTCTTTCGGCAAACTACATAGCAGAAAGAGCCCAAGCCGGTGACGCCCACGCACTGGCCGCATTTTCAGAATACGCCCAGCAGATGGCCGCGGCCATGGCCAATTATTGTGTGTTATATGGTCCAGAGATCATCGTATTGGCTGGAGGATTTTCGCGGGCAGTACCCCTCTACTTGGACCAGGCGAAAGGGCACCTTCAGCAGCAGCTGGCCCGTCGGCGAGAGGACGTTGACTTGATGCCGCAGCTTAAAATATCAAGGTTTCAAGAAGAAGCAGGTGTGCTGGGTGCGGCGCGAGTGGCGTTCGCTGAGTTGACCTAG
- a CDS encoding response regulator → MNEVSGVVTKSLIQFLDSERRQTDLVIEKTNAKMFESEAHDRHTLMVSSTRVGWNYFCAFVENMDLHLDDPNWPTKFAKLSFTKGFEWFQYFRPIMTMGIDPRRIYAVVVRWGGPQYFRIMNTYYKDLASGELEVGMTIDPTYRGLPRLFEIIGEILVYFPKVFSLPPAEVNKEIHPHQATFTVKLDNPHSFWPKAKHYLYLVTHPREALTLLKSRDEFLYDNCMRLLASENTLLEQQARLEERVRERTAALENANEAKSLFLASMSHEIRTPLNAILGFAHLLVDSKITERERVEFGEAVYRNGEVLLRIIDDILDLAKVESGQMALSKVDFPFRRTLEEVLDVYYKKASSKGLEMSCEFHQSAPPALYSDPVRVRQIFGNLLDNAIKYSDKGKIRVDVWGDQQKGVTCIVIEDTGVGIGAERFESIFEPFARGEMSAVRKIPGTGLGLPLSRRLARALGGDVVLKRSTPDSGSVFSLQLPAKFDQSDAKAGVAGVVNLGQPLSPADDELNHFLDGISVLVVEDNDDNQLLISLLLKKRGGRVVIAQNGQVALEELEANSYDLVLMDLQMPVLDGYETIRRLRKNSYMGKVFAITAHAMKDERDKALAAGFDDYLTKPIDIGLLYQKIQEGL, encoded by the coding sequence GTGAACGAAGTTTCTGGTGTAGTCACCAAAAGCCTTATTCAATTTTTGGACAGTGAAAGACGTCAAACAGACTTAGTCATTGAAAAGACCAACGCCAAAATGTTCGAATCAGAAGCGCATGATCGGCACACGTTGATGGTCTCATCAACCCGGGTGGGCTGGAATTACTTTTGTGCTTTTGTAGAAAATATGGATTTGCATCTTGATGATCCGAACTGGCCCACCAAGTTTGCCAAACTGTCTTTTACAAAAGGTTTTGAGTGGTTTCAGTATTTTAGGCCCATCATGACAATGGGGATTGATCCAAGGCGCATCTACGCAGTTGTGGTGAGATGGGGCGGGCCTCAGTATTTTCGAATAATGAACACCTATTATAAAGATTTGGCTTCTGGAGAACTTGAAGTGGGGATGACCATTGATCCCACTTATCGAGGGTTGCCGCGGCTATTTGAGATCATAGGCGAAATTTTAGTTTATTTTCCCAAAGTATTTTCGTTGCCGCCGGCTGAAGTGAATAAAGAGATCCATCCGCACCAAGCCACTTTTACAGTTAAACTAGATAATCCCCATTCATTTTGGCCTAAGGCAAAGCACTATCTTTATTTGGTGACTCATCCCAGAGAAGCATTAACGCTGCTAAAATCAAGAGACGAATTTCTGTACGACAACTGCATGAGGCTATTGGCCTCAGAGAATACATTACTTGAGCAACAAGCTCGGCTTGAAGAGCGGGTAAGAGAGAGAACGGCGGCATTAGAAAATGCCAATGAAGCCAAGTCATTGTTTCTGGCGAGTATGAGTCACGAAATTAGAACGCCGCTAAATGCCATTTTGGGGTTTGCTCATTTGCTAGTGGATTCCAAAATAACTGAGCGCGAAAGGGTTGAGTTTGGCGAGGCCGTGTATCGAAATGGTGAGGTCTTATTGAGAATCATTGACGATATTCTTGATTTGGCCAAAGTGGAATCCGGTCAAATGGCGCTTAGCAAAGTGGATTTTCCCTTTCGGCGCACTCTAGAAGAAGTACTTGATGTTTACTACAAAAAGGCCTCAAGCAAGGGCCTTGAGATGTCTTGCGAGTTTCATCAATCCGCACCACCCGCATTGTATTCAGATCCGGTTCGGGTTCGTCAAATCTTTGGTAACTTGTTGGATAACGCCATTAAATACAGCGACAAGGGCAAAATACGAGTAGATGTATGGGGTGATCAACAAAAAGGGGTCACTTGTATTGTCATCGAAGACACAGGGGTGGGAATTGGGGCTGAAAGATTTGAATCCATATTTGAACCCTTTGCCCGTGGAGAGATGTCCGCTGTTAGAAAGATTCCAGGAACCGGGCTTGGATTACCATTGTCGCGCCGACTTGCAAGAGCATTAGGGGGTGATGTAGTTTTAAAACGCTCCACGCCTGATAGCGGGTCGGTGTTTAGCCTTCAGCTGCCGGCTAAGTTCGACCAGTCCGATGCAAAGGCTGGCGTGGCTGGCGTTGTGAACCTAGGCCAACCATTGTCTCCCGCCGATGATGAACTCAATCACTTTTTGGATGGAATCTCTGTATTGGTAGTAGAAGACAACGACGACAATCAACTTTTGATTAGTCTGTTGTTAAAAAAACGAGGCGGTAGGGTGGTCATAGCTCAAAATGGGCAAGTGGCTCTAGAAGAGCTTGAAGCCAACAGCTATGATTTGGTTTTGATGGATTTGCAAATGCCAGTTCTCGACGGTTATGAAACCATTCGGCGCTTGCGGAAAAATAGCTACATGGGCAAAGTGTTTGCCATCACCGCTCATGCCATGAAGGACGAGCGAGACAAGGCCTTGGCTGCGGGGTTTGACGATTACCTCACGAAACCCATCGATATAGGGCTCCTGTATCAAAAAATTCAAGAGGGCCTTTGA
- a CDS encoding GNAT family N-acetyltransferase encodes MTPLYDEVILAMSEKYDFSTNLYRHYKGQLYKYLGEVHHSESVETLALYEALFENAIGPLWVRPKEMFFETIEINGEPGPRFAPVTFSLDLIENPSLEDLRDIFEVAKLSFEDLSFEKLLTKLEKEKRILLLSASHSGKTVGFKLGYELDKMRFYSWLGAVNEEYRGYGLGQELMRHQHHWCRIQGFAAVEAKTLNQWKSMLLLSIKEGFQITGTEMTDGGETRILLRKVL; translated from the coding sequence GTGACTCCACTTTATGATGAGGTCATTCTCGCCATGTCAGAAAAATACGACTTCTCCACCAATCTCTATCGCCACTACAAAGGTCAACTCTATAAATACTTAGGGGAAGTTCATCATAGTGAGTCCGTTGAGACACTGGCGCTGTATGAAGCCCTTTTCGAAAATGCCATCGGCCCTCTTTGGGTGCGGCCAAAAGAAATGTTTTTTGAAACCATTGAAATCAATGGTGAGCCTGGCCCGCGCTTTGCCCCTGTGACTTTCTCTCTGGACCTCATTGAAAATCCCTCACTCGAAGACCTTAGAGATATCTTTGAGGTGGCAAAGTTGAGTTTCGAAGACCTTAGTTTTGAAAAACTACTCACCAAATTGGAGAAAGAAAAACGTATTTTGCTCCTTAGTGCGAGTCACTCCGGTAAAACTGTAGGATTTAAACTGGGGTACGAACTCGACAAAATGAGATTCTATAGCTGGCTTGGTGCAGTAAATGAAGAATACCGGGGTTATGGTCTTGGCCAAGAGCTTATGCGCCATCAACACCATTGGTGTCGGATTCAAGGATTTGCCGCTGTGGAAGCAAAAACCTTAAACCAATGGAAGTCCATGCTTTTACTGAGTATCAAAGAAGGATTTCAAATCACTGGCACCGAAATGACTGACGGAGGGGAGACCAGAATTCTCCTTCGAAAGGTTCTCTAA
- a CDS encoding AAA family ATPase has translation MTSGYQPTNHSCRIVLTGGPGGGKTTAADLLRREIGDEIVIVPEAATMLFRGGFPRSHEPHAKRAAQRAIFHVQRNLEDVYSWLYSDRILLCDRGTVDSSVYWPQIDGDFFTSVGTTVTQELNRYSSVIFFESAAVGGLDIEGGNPVRTEDIAEAQELDRKLHGVWSQHPNFYYLPHQKSFFQKLDTALKIMQKIINGRGAA, from the coding sequence ATGACAAGCGGCTATCAACCCACAAATCATTCCTGTCGAATAGTGCTCACAGGCGGCCCTGGCGGTGGAAAAACCACAGCGGCAGACCTATTACGCCGCGAAATTGGTGATGAAATCGTCATTGTGCCAGAGGCTGCGACCATGCTTTTTCGTGGCGGATTCCCACGCAGCCACGAGCCCCATGCCAAGCGGGCCGCCCAACGGGCCATTTTTCACGTTCAAAGAAATTTAGAGGATGTTTATTCTTGGCTTTATTCTGATCGCATTCTATTGTGCGACCGAGGAACCGTAGATAGCAGTGTTTACTGGCCTCAGATCGATGGCGATTTTTTCACATCGGTAGGCACGACGGTCACTCAAGAGCTCAATAGATATTCATCTGTGATTTTCTTCGAAAGTGCTGCAGTGGGTGGGTTGGACATTGAAGGAGGGAATCCTGTGCGTACAGAAGACATTGCCGAAGCCCAAGAACTGGATCGAAAATTACATGGCGTATGGAGTCAGCATCCAAATTTTTATTACCTACCTCACCAAAAATCTTTTTTTCAAAAACTCGATACGGCCCTTAAAATTATGCAAAAAATAATTAATGGTCGAGGAGCTGCGTGA